Genomic window (Ictalurus punctatus breed USDA103 chromosome 16, Coco_2.0, whole genome shotgun sequence):
aTCGACCTCGGACAGGCACTTGGCCTGGGAGGCtgtctcttcaacctcagacagaAACTTGGCATGAGAGGCCCTCCTTTCTACCTCAGACAAGAACTTGGCCTGGGAGGctgtctctttgacctcagacaggaacttggcgtgagaggtcgtctcttcgatctcggacaggaacttggcttgagaggccctcgtttttcgaccttggacaggaacttggcgtgagaggtcgtctctttgacctcagacagaaacttggcttgagaggccctcttttcgacctcagacaggaacttggcttgagtggtcatctcttcgacctcggacaggaacttggcatgagaggttgtctcttcgatctcggacaggaacttggcttgagaggccctcttttttcgacctcagacagaacattggcttgagaggccctcTTTTCAACcccggacaggaacttggcttgagaggtcgtctctttgacctcggacaggaacatggcttgagaggtcgtctcttcgacctcagacaggaacttggcattgAAGGTCACAacgtcgatctcagactggaacttggcatggaAGGTCACATAGATGATCTCAAACTGGAACTTGAAGTGGGAGGTCACATAGTTGATCTCAGACAGGACCGTGTCTTGGGAGGCTGTCTCTTCATCCTCGGAAacgaacttggcttgagaggccatctcaTCGACCTCGGACaagaacttggcttgggaggctgtcTTTTCAACCTTGGACAGTTTGTCTATGAAGTGATCATGGGTGTCGAGGTATGGGCAGAGGCCTGAGTTTACCTGCAGGGAGAGTTCATGGAACCTTAGCTTGCACAAATGAGGAGCATGATGAGATGAATTTATTGATATGTTATCATACTTGGCCACTAGTACTTGTGTTGTAGGATGATCTACCTTAACTATGAGTGGCTGTGAGGGGTTGTGatgttttaaattttgttttgttttaaaaaatattgggACCCAGCAATGAAACTAAATCCTCTGATGAACTTCCTGTAGAAATAGGCAACACCAATGATTTTTTGTAGTTCTATTCCATTATTTGGGACAAGCCATTACTTGAGAACTGAGACTTTTGCTTGGATCATATTTACACTACTCCGATGATGTATATGAGGAATGAGATCTGGGTTACATGAAATGTAACCTTCTTTCTTGGCCTGCTCCTAATCCATGTTTTGCATGGATTTCAAACAAGAGCAAGTAGATGAGGACGATGTTGTTTTAGGCAATGATGAATTTTCCCAGCATGTCTTTAAGAACATCATTAATGAACCGCTCAAATTTTGATTGCGTGCAAGAGAGCCCATATGACATGACACAGTACTCAAAGTGGCCAGAGGTGGCAAGGTTGTTTTCCACTCATTCACTTCTCTGATCCTGATGAAAAACTATGCACTGTGCAGGTCATGTTTGGAAACAAAGGTATGCATCTTGGAGCTCTTCAAGCACCTGCAAAGAGCTCTTTGGCGCAGTAATATGGTCTGTAAGATGGTAAACGACTCGTCTTGGCCTTGCTAAATACTTCCTTGAACTCCTTGAAACTGGAAACTAGAATATTCACTTTGGAATCCATTTCAGGACTGAGGTGGATGCAACAATGGCACTGggctgattatttattttttaagtattatAAGGCTTATTTCTGCATCCAGGGGAATCCGAGGATGATGGGGTACATCACCAGTTATTAAATGTTCTCATGATGCATGGCATtgacttgcagagttttttagTTGACTTGCTCGTGATTGTGCTGTGATAGTGAATGGGACTGAGCAGCTTGGTGCATGGGGCTCCCACAATAGAAGCTGGATTTCTCTCatctgtgttttttctttccatagTGGAGCATCTGTCATGGTGTCTTTGCCTAGGTTCAGGTAGGCTCATGACTTTGACATCCACTCTGTGACATCTCTGTGAGCTTTCCTCTTTGGTTCTACAATAGTTGACCCAGACGAATGGAGAAAACAATGAGAGAGAGTCCAGGGAAACCTAGTTGTCATGGTATGCAAGTCTGGTAATTACATCAGGATTGAGCCCTAGGAGATATGCTGCTTTATGCATTCCATCTGCTCCATGCTTCGTGTTCTGAATTCTAACTTGGGAGCTGTTCACCAATTTTCAAATACTCTTGGAAGAGAGTGATGCTGTAACTCTAGTGAGTGCTTTGTCCATTTGGATGCTGTTTCAAATCATACATGCCTGCGCTATCCAGGTTACAATGAAATCTTCTACCAGACAGAAGAGACAGTTGCAAGTGCAGGCTGTCTTTCTTGCAACACTTTAATAAATTCAAAGTGAAAGGCAGAATCAATGTCAAAAACAGGCTTGGGTCAGATGATAAGCAAACAGATtttcaaagacaaaaaaacagaataaaaaaacagGCAAACAGAACATGGTCAAAACCAGATTATGGGCACACAAATACAAAAGCTTTGGTTGTCATGACTGAGATTGTATGTGCTGAGTTCAGGTGTGTGCAATTAGTAATCAGGGGCTCTTGAATGTTTTTGTGACTATGGGTTTTGGGAAATGTAGTCAGATCAGCTGTGCTGTGGTGGATTCTGGTAAACAGAGGCATGGCTGAATTCGGCACTGTCATGAGACCTCCACATTCCCTagtcttgttttatttaattgttatgTTAGAATATAGTCCTAAAATAAGTTCAGACATTAACATCAATATTATGTGTTGTAATTTGGTAATATATGCAAAATATCTAACTCTATTTATTTGTACACCTTGTCATTTCCATTGTATCAATGTCTTTGGCTGGTGTAGCACTCAAATTTCCCCCTAGGTggatcaataaagtacatctatttatccatccctccacccatcCCTCCAGACTGTGATTCTTGTGATAAACTCTGATAAACATAAATACACTTTAagctacactacattacatttacatttattcacttagcagacgcttttatccaaagcgactaacaAGTGAGAAAagtacaagcaaagcaatatatctagcagagaacaatataagtagtgctaccatacaagatccattaattgagttccagaagaagcaaagtgcacagagtagaggtggaaagtgcaaatatatataatgttttttgggttttttttttttttgagttggttaggtgttcacagaagaggtgggtctttagctgttttacACTAACAAGTATATAACTTGTATTATAACTTATTGTTATAACATAACACTAACAAGTATTATGCTTTATCTGAGTAATAACTTTTTTCTCCAAATTCAGGTTCATTATACAGACGGACTAATGACTCACTTAAGGGAAAAACGAAATGGTAAATAAAAATTCTGATGTTATAATTAATAATCCTGCTGCACTATTTTAAAGTAAacttatacaatataatatatctatgtctgtttttttttctttttatatctgtcaccaaaataatcaaaatcatATTATTGCTTCCAGTGAATACGGATGTACTAGAATACATTGTGATCATAGAGGTGAATGTGTCACAAATGATTTTGTTTGACcaaatcaaatcatcactgGAGTCTATAAGTCTTTTACAAATAGACAACACCATAGAAATTGATGGGTTGAACATTACAACAGGTAAGctccattattattatagctaatttgtttatgtttaaatataatTCATTTAGGTTTTTTGTCAATGTAAATTATATTACtatgatattataatattataattattaattatgcatGTACTTAAATAATTTACTTGCAATCTCACAATGGGAATAACTTacattatataaatatgacTATAAAAGTGTTATGAAGGTCCCACTTGAACTTCACATTCATTATGAGCCCTGAGAGGGGAACTcttacactatatatatattaaaaaagtgTTCTTCTCTTATGGACTTGGGTGGGTCCATAAGGTGGGTTTATACTTTCTTTTGGTTGTTGTCACAGACAAAAatcacattttgtaaaaaaaataaaataaaataaaataaataaataaataaacaataataataataataataataataataataataataataataataataataataaattgccAATTAACATAACTTGACACTCACTGATGGCTGATATAGTGCCATTGTGACCACAGACAACTGACAACAAATTTCTGGCAGTGTCAGGGATGTTTAATTAAAGTATATTTTTCACAGTATTTCAAGGGTATGACCAGGCTTATTTAGTTTTCCATTCTTatattgtgtttattaaacCTGTTGCATAtgaattctgtgtttgtgttcgctacattatataaataattagttATATATGCCCTTgttatttctgttaaaaaaaaaaaaaccctgtataCATTTATGAGGTTTTATCAACTAAATGTCTCTGTATTTTCTATCATATCCAACCCCTTGTGTCTTTAGAGGgactgaactaaaaaaaaaaaacagactttacAACCTAAAACCTGTGCATAATGATAGCAGTATagaaatgcagaaaaggcaTGATATAGCTAAACAGCTGGCACAACCAAATGTGTTCAAAAGTCAAGACAAGAGTCAAAACACAGGAATAGCAATCATAGTGTGCATAGCTCATAACTTACATGAATGCAAAGGTTAGCAAGACTTTACAAGCCCATGCATATGTTGGCCTTATAGCCTTTATTACCAGAAAGTAACCAGAAAGTGCAGTACTAGGTTAGAACTCTGGGAAAGGAGACTCCTGCTGACAGGGACATGTTTATAATTTCAGTCATTAAATGCTTTTTATTCTCTCCAGTGTGCCAGGCAAATGAATCTGAATATCAGTGCATCTGTGAGGATCAGTATGTTTGGTCATACTATAACTGTATTACTTATGATGCATGTGATAACCTAAATGAAGGAACATGTACCTGTATCAGTGCCATTCCCAGTGATGCACAGATGTGTGTGCCAAAAAGTGGTAAGAGGAAATttgtaagtaaataataaaaaaaaaaaaaaaatgaaattgctTTTTGTGTATTCACATGtcccttttatttctttctttccttgttttttttttgttgttgtttttttttgtttgttttttttgttttgttttttagaacTACCGGGCTTTGACTTCCTGATTGAAATTGAGATAAATGCTACAAGCACAACAATGATAGATGAACTGAGAAACCTCCTAGTAATACTCAGTCTCCCAATTTCATCTGTTCATGTAGCAGAAATTACAGATGTGGACATTACAACAGGTATTAATTACACTGTGTttgaaaatatatcaaattaatttatacagtgcacttttgtttgtgtgtgtgtgtgtgggtggggggcaTCCTGTAGTGGTGTCTGAAAACAGAGGGAAGAACAAGAGTTCTTTAAATCTCAAAATGTGGCCaaaagtgtgtggacacctgaccatcacacctataagagcttgttgaacatctcatttcaAAACCATGGCATTAATTAGTGTCAGTGTTCTTTACACCACTCCATCCGACAGATGGCATTGCGCATAGTGATCCTATGCTTGGGTCCAGCTGCTCGGGCATGGAAACACATTTCATGAAGCTCTCAACGCACAAAATTTCCAGACACAGTACTGCAGTGGATATTGTTTACAGAGGCAGTTTGGAACTCTGTattgaataattaaataattgcaCTTACAATTGGCCAGGACAGATCTAACAGGGCAGAAATGTGTGGCAAATATGGCATCCTATGACAGCGCCATCTGTAAAGGCAAAGGGCTCTTCAGTATGACCCATTCTACAGCCAATATTTATCTATGGAGATTGCATGGTTACTTTCTTGAATGTATACACCTGTTAGCAATGGGTATGGCTGAAAACCCCAATAATTAGGGGTGGTGTCCACATATTTCTGGACATATAGTGTAGGTAAGATTCATATGATGTACATTGAAAAGGGGAATATGTGGTATGTCAGATATATGAGACCATATTATGTATAATTTACCTGAAAAATCTTTAATTTCTCATTAAAACATGATTTTGTTGCCTATACTAAATGTAAGCACGTTTCAAATTGTTAATTTGAATTATGTAGAATTATGTGAGTATGATAAATGTATTGTCATAAATTGTCTAGCTTTAATATGGATCAAATAATAACATGGATTGCAAGTTATCTAATGTTGTGCATATTTATGTCATGGAATGTGACTAATGTTGGTGAATAATGAGCAAACGGGAATCTTTTACATGTGTAAGATATCTTTTCTTTCAAATAcaaattttgttttcattaataCTGTTCTATTTAGCACCCCACATTGTCAAATACATAGTGTTAAGCTGATGGTTGATTGTGACATTGTGAGCACCTTTGTATTGTGAGTGTCAGCCATCAATAGACAAATAAACTTTCTACTACAGTTACAAACTTTCTACTGCAATTTTAACGCATGGCCAAGACATGGCATTGGCCAGTAGCAGTAAGCCTGCCAGCTGGTGCTGTTGCTGACTGGTAAAGTGCTAGAAGTGTATAGGTCAATGGATGAAGACAGATTCAATAGTTACTGGGATGTCAAGGAGGCACTGTTACAAAAATTGGACATATCTCCTGAGATGTACAGACAATGCTTCTGGTCAACAACAACATCTGCTAGGGAGTTGCCAACGGAGGCTAACTATTGGCCGAGGGGGCTATACCAGCATTAAATATGAACAGAACAATGAACTAAGGAACAGATTGGGGAACTTCTATCTTAGAGCAGATATTGCAAGTTCTACCAGTGGAAAAACTTGTACTACTGTACTTCAGTGCAAATTAgggtggcccagccagagcatCAGCACTATCCTACCATCCCAGCAGAGAGGCCAAAGATGTCATCCCAAGGGGAAGTACCTGGAGCAGTAGGTTGGAGACAGGCAAACTTTATGGTATGGGCAAAAGCCTTATATGTTATTACTGCCAACAACCTGGGAATAAGGCATCAATGTGTCCCCTTAAGAAGTTTAAGCTGACAGGGTATTGCTATGGCCCAAGAGAGGAAGCTGCAAAGCTACCTTCTAAACAACAGACTGGTCCTATGCACCAGATTGTGACGGTTAATGAGGACACTCTGATGGCCATGATAGACTCAATGCTGTTACACTGATTAAAGAATACCATGCTCTTTTGAACACCATTAACTATGGATATCCAAAATTCATCCAGTGCattcatggaaatcaaaaataataCCCTCAGTCTGAGCTGATTCTAGAGATACAAAGACAGAAGTGCTTGCTAAGATCCATTGTGGTAACAAACCTGCCTTCTTATGTTATCCTTGTATGAGCTGTTCCAACCTTGTGGATTTGATTGGGGTGCAGTCACCATCTGTCATCTGTCAGATAATGTAATAGTTGAATCCATAAAGGGGCCTATGAAAACATGCTGCAGGTGGCTCCTTGAAAAGCTAATGGGGTGCCCTTAGACAAAAGAAGACATCAGGGATTTATCAGTGAATTGGGAAGTGCCTCAGGATATTGTTAGGTTACAAAAGGAGGATGTGATACTGAAACCCCTGTTTTGCACCTGCGGCAACAAAAAACCTATCTGCTGGTTCTTCTGGCCAACCATGTAAACTGACATCCAAACCTTCTGCAAGACATGTGCAGTTTGTCAAAATGTTTTCCCTCTTCATCAGTCTGAATGTGTACCTCTTACATCCTTGTCATATGTCACTATGCCAATAGATTTCCTGTGGCCATACCACCACGCTCCATAACAACTGCAAAATTAGTAAGTGCCCTGGTCCAGCAGTTTTCCAGAGTGGGTATTCTAGAGAAGATCTTCATGGGGATGACCAGGGGACAAACTTCCCATCCAGACTGGTGAGACAGCTCCGGTGTCAGTTTGGTATCAAGGCACTCAGAGCAATGTCCTACCTTCCACAAACCGATGGGTTGGTGGAACAGTTCAATCAGACCCTCAGGTCAATGATCTGGAAGTTTGTGGCCAATAAAGGATGGGAGTGGGACAAATGGTTACCATTCTTAGTCTTTGCTTATAAGAAGGTGGGGCACCTTCTACAGTATTTTCCCTGTTTGACTTACTGTACGGCTGGCTAGTCAGGGATCCATTGGACTTGTGGAAGTCTATTTGGGAGAAATAAGTGTCAGAGACACCTGCTAAGAGAATTGTGCAGTATGTTTTTGTGGAGACTGCTGAAACTCACAGTCAACCCATGTTACTGTTTAAACCTGTGTTATAGGAGTTATAGCattaaaaattgtctttatctAGTGTAATAGATATGTAGTGACAGTATTTTACAATATTTAGCAAAAAAAGTATACAAATTGTCATGATTTTCTATTTCACAGTGTGTAGATTGAATGGTACTGAATATCAGTGCAGGTGTGAGGATCAGTATTTCTGGCCATGTGAAAAGTGCACAGTATATGGGTCTTGTGATGAACTCAACAGTGCCTCATGTGGCTGCATCAATGCTATTCCAAATGATGGACACTTCTGCCAACCAATCAGTGAGCTGTCTAGTATGTATGATATGTAATCTGAAAAATATGCATGTCTGATGAATGGACTTTTAATACTTCATCACTGTACATTTGacagttttaattattatatatatatatattttttaacaatgtGTGTCTTAGctgtgattttaaaaagaaccCACAGGTAAAACCCACATACTACAATAACTACCAGAAGATGTGCAAATTCTCACCTGTGTTCCTTTATTATGACTAGAATACCatagtatatttaaataaaatttattttcccCTTTCCCTCAGCTGAATATCTGACTGATATCGAAATTGACGCAGTAGATATAACAGTCTTGAAACTCCTGAGGAACCTTTTGGAGGCACTCAGCTTACCCTTAATAAATAGTAACATCAATATCACTGAAATACACATCACTACAGGTAACTGACTTTTCTCTGTCTGCTGAAACTCAGTCAAACCCTGTTACTGTTTTAGACCTGTGTTATACGAGTTATAGCATTAAAGATTGTCTTTATCTACTGTAACCAATATGTAGTGACAATAGTTTACAATATttacccccaaaaaaacattgtCGTGATTTTCTTTTCCACAGTGTGCAGTTTGAATGGTACTGAATATCAGTGCAGGTGTGAGGATCAGTATTTCTGGCCATGTGAAAAGTGCACAGTATATGGGTCTTGTGATGAACTCAACAATGCCTCATGTGGCTGCATCAATGCTATTCCAAATGATGGACACTTCTGCCAACCAATCAGTGAGCTGTCTAGTATGTATGATATGtaatctgaaaaataaacatgtctGATGAATGGACTTTTAATACTTCATCACTGTACATTTGtcagttttaattattataaaaaattttttttaacaatgtgtGTCTTAgctgtaattttaaaaagacctgttcaaatgaaaaataaaaactggccaAAGGTAAAACTAAGGCACCAGAATAACAATTGTTAAAATCAGTTTGTTTGCTGTTGAAATAGAACTTTGTATAGCATTCAACTTGTCTGAAGCTATCATTCTCAATACACAGTTCTATAAAGGAGAATAGGGTAAATAAACTGTATTAATTACAACGTTTAATCACACTGCTGGTTTTACTTTATAGACAACTCTACATGTCCAGCTATAGCACCCACAGGTAAAACCCACATATTACAATAACTACCAGAAGATGTGCAAATTCTCACCTGTGTTCCTTTATTATGACTAGAATACCATAGTATAtttaagtaaaatttattttccCGTTTCCCTCAGCTGAATATCTGACTGATATTGAAATTGACTCAGTAGATATAACAGTCTTGAAACTCCTGAGGAACCTTTTGGAGACACTCAGCTTACCCTTAATAAATAGTAACATCAATATCACTGAAATACACATCACTACAGGTAACTGACTTTTCTCTGTCTGCTGAAACTCAGTCAAACCCTGTTACTGTTTTAGACCTGTGTTATACGAGTTATAGCATTAAAGATTGTCTTTATCCACTGTAACCAATATGTAGTGACAATAGTTTACAATATttacccccaaaaaaacattgtCGTGATTTTCTTTTCCACAGTGTGCAGTTTGAATGGTACTGAATATCAGTGCAGGTGTGAGGAACAGTATTTCTGGCCATGTGAAAAGTGCACAGTATATGGGTCTTGTGATGGACTCACCAATGCCTCGTGTGCCTGCATCAACGCTCTTCCATATGATGGACACTTCTGCCAACCAATCAGTGAGCTGTCTAGTATGTATGATATGCAACATGAAAAAAAGGATATCTGATGAATGGCCTTTCAATACTTCATCAGTATACATCGGTCACTGTTAGTCCTTTTTTGAACAATGACTGTCTTATCGGTAATTTTTTAAACACCTGttcaaatatataataaaaactgaCCGAATGTAAAATTAAGCCAACAGAATAAGAATTGGTACAAAGAGTTGTAcatatttaactttttatacCACTCAACTTGTCTGAAGCTATCATACTCAATACACAATTAAGTTAGAGTACgttaataaattgtatttattagtCCTTTGTAATCATGCTGTTATTTGTACTTTATAGCTAACTCTGCATGTCCTGATGTAACACCGACAGGTAAAACCAACATACTCCATTAACTACCAGGATATGTGCGAATTCTCACCTGTTTCCTTTTATGTTGCAATTTAGACTTCAGTAATATGGTATTGTATGCAGAATTTTTTCTCACCTTTCCTTCAGCTGAATATCTGTTCGAGATTGAGACTGACACAGTAGATATGAAAATGTTGGAACTACTGAGGAACCTTTTGGAGACATTCAGTTTACccttaataaatattaacatcAATATCACTGAAATACACATCACTACAGGTAACTGACTTTACTCTGTCTACCGAAACTCATTCAAACCGTGTTACTGTTTTAGACCTTTGTTATAGGAGTTATAGCATTAAAGATTGTCTTGATCTATTGTAATAGatatgtagtgacaatattttacaatatttagcaaaaacaaacaaacaaacaaaaaaacaacaacaacattgtcaTGATTTTCTATTTCACAGTGTGTAGATTGAATGGTACTGAATATCAGTGCAGGTGTGAGGATCAGTATTTCTGGCCATGTGAAAAGTGCACAGTATATGGGTCTTGTGATGAACTCAACAATGCCTCATGTGGCTGCATCAATGCTATTCCAAATGATGGACACTTCTGCCAACCAATCAGTGAGCTGTCTAGTATGTATGATATGtaatctgaaaaataaacatgtctGATGAATGGACTTTTAATACTTCATCACTGTACATTTGtcagttttaattattataaaaaaatttttttaacaatgtgTGTCTTAgctgtaattttaaaaagacctgttcaaatgaaaaataaaaactggccaAAGGTAAAACTAAGGCACCAGAATAACAATTGTTAAAATCAGTTTGTTTGCTGTTGAAATAGAACTTTGTATAGCATTCAACATGTCTGAAGCTATCATTCTCAATACACAGTTCTATAAAGGAGAATAGGGTAAATAAACTGTATTAATTACAACGTTTAATCACACTGCTGGTTTTACTTTATAGACAACTCTACATGTCCAGCTATAGCACCCACAGGTAAAACCCACATACTACAATAACTACCAGAAGATGTGCAAATTCTCACCTGTGTTCCTTTATTATGACTAGAATACCATAGTATAtttaagtaaaatttattttccCCTTTCCCTCAGCTGAATATCTGACTGATATCGAAATTGACACAGTAGATATAACAGTCTTGAAACTCCTGAGGAACCTTTTGGAGACACTCAGCTTACCCTTAATAAATAGTAACATCAATATCACTGAAATACACATCACTACAGGTAACTGACTTTTCTCTGTCTGCTGAAACTCAGTCAAACCCTGTTACTGTTTTAGACCTGTGTTATACGAGTTATAGCATTAAAGATTGTCTTTATCCACTGTAACCAATATGTAGTGACAATAGTTTACAATATTTATCCCCAAAAAAACATTGTCGTGATTTTCTTTTCCACAGTGTGCAGTTTGAATGGTACTGAATATCAGTGCAGGTGTGAGGATCAGTATTTCTGGCCATGTGAAAAGTGCACAGTATATGGGTCTTGTGATGGACTCACCAATGCCTCGTGTGCCTGCATCAACGCTCTTCCATATGATGGACACTTCTGCCAACCAATCAGTGAGCTGTCCAGTATGTATGATATGCAAGATGAAAAAAAGGATATCTGATGAATGGCCTTTCAATACTTCATCAGTATACATCGGTCACTGTTAGTCCTTTTTTGA
Coding sequences:
- the LOC128635238 gene encoding uncharacterized protein LOC128635238; this translates as MILFDQIKSSLESISLLQIDNTIEIDGLNITTVCQANESEYQCICEDQYVWSYYNCITYDACDNLNEGTCTCISAIPSDAQMCVPKSELPGFDFLIEIEINATSTTMIDELRNLLVILSLPISSVHVAEITDVDITTVCRLNGTEYQCRCEDQYFWPCEKCTVYGSCDELNSASCGCINAIPNDGHFCQPISELSTEYLTDIEIDAVDITVLKLLRNLLEALSLPLINSNINITEIHITTVCSLNGTEYQCRCEDQYFWPCEKCTVYGSCDELNNASCGCINAIPNDGHFCQPISELSSMYDM